The following coding sequences lie in one Actinopolymorpha sp. NPDC004070 genomic window:
- a CDS encoding DUF5130 family protein, with protein sequence MASGDTLSSRERADIERAVRIAEQLSGLSFSVYVGPAEVPAREYAEKLHAELAAPEHSVLVLVDPGRRQLEIVTGTEARRFLRDTDCQLVVLGMKSAFADGDLVGGLVSGIQQLGDHARHPRTVHTDEP encoded by the coding sequence GTGGCCAGTGGTGACACGCTCAGCTCGCGGGAGCGCGCCGACATCGAACGCGCGGTCCGCATCGCCGAGCAGCTGTCCGGCCTGAGCTTCTCCGTCTACGTAGGCCCCGCCGAGGTTCCCGCGCGGGAGTACGCCGAAAAGCTGCACGCCGAGCTCGCGGCCCCCGAACACAGCGTCCTGGTGTTGGTCGACCCTGGCCGGCGCCAGCTGGAGATCGTGACCGGCACCGAGGCCCGCAGATTCCTTCGCGACACCGACTGCCAGCTGGTGGTGCTGGGCATGAAGTCGGCGTTCGCCGACGGTGACCTGGTGGGTGGCCTGGTGTCTGGCATCCAGCAGCTCGGCGACCACGCCCGTCACCCCCGCACGGTGCACACCGACGAGCCGTAG
- a CDS encoding DsbA family protein: MAEQLETADFWFDPICPWAWITSRWMLEVEQVRPVRTRWHVMSLAVLNSGRDLSEDYKKSMDSAWGPVRIAIAAAQRAEQEGADVNVVLGRLYTELGTRFHHEKKPRERATYEEALAAAGLPAELVEAAGSTDYDEALRKSHAEGMDQVGYEVGTPVISVAGSAFFGPVVSPIPRGEDAGKLWDGVRLVAGTDGFFELKRSRTRGPVFD; the protein is encoded by the coding sequence ATGGCCGAGCAGCTCGAGACCGCTGATTTCTGGTTCGACCCGATCTGTCCGTGGGCGTGGATCACGTCCCGCTGGATGCTCGAGGTCGAGCAGGTACGGCCGGTGCGGACCCGCTGGCACGTGATGAGCCTGGCCGTCCTGAACTCCGGGCGGGACCTGTCCGAGGACTACAAGAAGTCCATGGACAGCGCCTGGGGACCGGTGCGGATCGCGATCGCGGCGGCGCAGCGGGCCGAGCAGGAGGGCGCCGACGTGAACGTGGTGCTCGGCCGGCTCTACACCGAGCTCGGCACCCGCTTCCACCACGAGAAGAAGCCGCGCGAGCGTGCGACGTACGAGGAAGCGCTGGCGGCCGCCGGGCTGCCGGCCGAACTCGTCGAGGCCGCCGGGTCCACCGACTACGACGAGGCACTGCGCAAGAGCCACGCCGAGGGCATGGACCAGGTGGGGTACGAGGTCGGCACGCCGGTGATCAGCGTGGCCGGCTCGGCCTTCTTCGGTCCGGTCGTCTCGCCGATTCCGCGCGGTGAGGACGCCGGGAAGCTGTGGGACGGCGTACGGCTGGTCGCCGGGACCGACGGTTTCTTCGAGCTGAAGCGCAGCCGTACCCGCGGACCGGTCTTCGACTGA
- a CDS encoding ABC transporter substrate-binding protein, with product MPTATRSRKRALAVLAALFAVVALCLPAGVGHAEEAPASKQPRQLVVAASQSVDTFNPFMSFFAIGYTVAGLTYDSLIDWSAKDFRPIPGLATKWEESADHLTWTYTIRKGVKFSDGKPLTAHDAAFTYRLMMTDKAARASSSDLVENFASVDAPNDTTLVIKLKRPTNQMLALDNAIVPEHIWSKVKNIGDFKNFDFPLVGSGPFQVVEFKTDQYIRLKANKNYWDGPPAYDELVFRYYKTPDASVQALLAGEVDLVSGLTPAQYKALRNKPGITLNQAQNRRFSAITFNVGARTKDGKTLGDGHPALRDPRVRQAIHHAIDKDELIKKVNDGLAQPGVSYIPPIFSTYFWQPSGSEKVTYDIAEANRILDKAGYKRGPDGIRRMPGNGRPLKFRLLNHADTPSEATDSEYLKGWWKQIGIDTKIESADFTKLNDLLYLGKYDIIFSGWGVGPDPTSILSLHTCGVLPDDGSGTQRDTETFYCNPAYDKLHEQQKQESDLAKRADLVKQMQQILYTQAPVVVLRYADTLEAYRSDRWTGFVKQPAKRGMISGQQGNWAFVSAKPVVKAEKKESRTGLYLGGGAVVVVVAAAAALVAVRRRRTADERE from the coding sequence ATGCCGACAGCCACCCGATCGCGGAAGAGAGCCCTCGCCGTCCTGGCGGCGCTGTTCGCCGTGGTCGCGCTCTGCCTCCCCGCCGGCGTCGGGCACGCCGAGGAGGCGCCGGCGAGCAAGCAGCCGAGGCAACTGGTCGTGGCCGCCTCGCAGTCGGTGGACACGTTCAACCCGTTCATGTCGTTCTTCGCGATCGGCTACACCGTGGCAGGGCTGACCTACGACTCGCTCATCGACTGGAGTGCGAAGGACTTCAGGCCGATTCCGGGACTGGCCACGAAGTGGGAGGAGTCGGCGGACCACCTGACCTGGACCTACACGATCCGCAAGGGCGTGAAGTTCTCCGACGGGAAGCCGCTGACCGCGCACGACGCGGCGTTCACCTACCGGCTGATGATGACCGACAAGGCGGCCCGGGCGTCCTCCTCCGACCTGGTGGAGAACTTCGCCAGTGTCGACGCGCCGAACGACACCACCCTGGTCATCAAGCTCAAGCGACCGACCAACCAGATGCTCGCCCTCGACAACGCGATCGTGCCCGAGCACATCTGGTCGAAGGTGAAGAACATCGGCGACTTCAAGAACTTCGACTTCCCGCTGGTCGGCTCCGGGCCCTTCCAGGTGGTGGAGTTCAAGACCGACCAGTACATCCGGCTGAAGGCGAACAAGAACTACTGGGACGGCCCGCCCGCCTACGACGAACTCGTCTTCCGCTACTACAAGACGCCCGACGCGAGCGTGCAGGCGCTGCTCGCCGGTGAGGTCGACCTGGTGAGCGGCCTCACCCCCGCGCAGTACAAGGCGCTGCGGAACAAGCCCGGGATCACCCTCAACCAGGCCCAGAACCGCCGGTTCAGCGCCATCACGTTCAACGTCGGCGCGCGCACCAAGGACGGCAAGACGCTGGGCGACGGGCACCCGGCGCTGAGGGACCCCCGGGTGCGGCAGGCGATCCACCACGCCATCGACAAGGACGAGCTGATCAAGAAGGTCAACGACGGTCTCGCCCAGCCCGGTGTGAGCTACATACCGCCGATCTTCAGTACGTACTTCTGGCAGCCCAGCGGGTCGGAGAAGGTGACGTACGACATCGCCGAGGCCAACCGCATACTCGACAAGGCGGGCTACAAGCGTGGCCCCGACGGCATCCGGCGGATGCCGGGCAACGGCCGGCCGCTGAAGTTCCGGCTGCTCAACCACGCCGACACCCCGTCGGAGGCCACCGACTCGGAGTACCTCAAGGGCTGGTGGAAGCAGATCGGCATCGACACCAAGATCGAGAGTGCCGACTTCACCAAGCTCAACGACCTGCTCTACCTCGGGAAGTACGACATCATCTTCTCCGGCTGGGGCGTGGGGCCCGACCCGACGTCGATCCTCAGTCTGCACACGTGCGGCGTGCTCCCCGACGACGGCTCCGGCACCCAGCGCGACACCGAGACCTTCTACTGCAACCCCGCCTACGACAAGCTGCACGAGCAGCAGAAGCAGGAGAGCGACCTCGCCAAGCGGGCGGATCTCGTCAAGCAGATGCAGCAGATCCTCTACACCCAGGCGCCGGTTGTCGTACTGAGGTACGCCGACACGCTGGAGGCCTACCGCAGCGACCGCTGGACCGGTTTCGTCAAGCAGCCGGCGAAGCGGGGCATGATCTCCGGCCAGCAGGGCAACTGGGCGTTCGTCTCGGCCAAGCCGGTGGTGAAGGCCGAGAAGAAGGAGTCGCGGACCGGCCTCTACCTCGGTGGCGGTGCGGTCGTCGTCGTGGTCGCCGCGGCCGCCGCACTGGTCGCGGTGCGCCGCCGCCGGACCGCCGACGAGCGAGAGTAG
- a CDS encoding nucleotidyltransferase domain-containing protein: MSIPAALAPLPAGYAELYRRLYHVVDADERIRAMWLSGSLARGDADAGSDLDVLLAVRDDDFDAFAGSWREWLGTVTPTLIARALPFAAGAFYVTTADCLRLDVVTERVSGLGETPHRHRLAVLDRDGLDATVPAPGPGRGPDTEQMARLVEEFFRQQAIFPAMVARGDWLCVCVGVQQAQQMLYDLFVQANQPLPPMGIKRWSAKLTPEQRAVLERLPAPSPSNPASAITAMRATALAWRFVGKATLVAAGVPWPAELDRAVGAYVDREVPSFLAAASAPPDARPG, encoded by the coding sequence ATGTCGATTCCCGCAGCCCTTGCTCCGCTGCCCGCCGGGTACGCCGAGTTGTACCGGCGGCTGTACCACGTGGTGGATGCCGACGAACGGATCCGGGCGATGTGGCTGTCCGGGTCGCTGGCCCGTGGTGACGCCGACGCCGGGTCGGACCTGGACGTCCTCCTCGCCGTACGCGACGACGACTTCGACGCCTTCGCCGGCTCCTGGCGGGAGTGGCTCGGGACCGTCACGCCGACGCTGATCGCCCGGGCGCTGCCGTTCGCCGCCGGCGCCTTCTACGTCACGACGGCCGACTGCCTGCGGCTGGACGTGGTGACCGAGCGGGTCTCCGGCCTGGGCGAGACGCCGCACCGCCACCGGCTGGCCGTCCTCGACCGCGACGGGCTGGACGCCACGGTGCCCGCGCCCGGGCCCGGCCGGGGTCCGGACACCGAGCAGATGGCCCGGCTGGTGGAGGAGTTCTTCCGGCAGCAGGCCATCTTCCCCGCGATGGTGGCGCGCGGCGACTGGCTGTGCGTCTGTGTCGGCGTTCAGCAGGCCCAGCAGATGCTGTACGACCTGTTCGTCCAAGCCAACCAGCCGCTGCCCCCGATGGGGATCAAGCGGTGGAGCGCGAAGCTCACTCCGGAACAACGCGCGGTGCTGGAGCGCCTGCCTGCTCCCTCTCCGAGCAACCCGGCCTCGGCGATCACCGCGATGCGGGCGACCGCGCTGGCCTGGCGGTTCGTCGGGAAGGCCACGCTGGTCGCGGCGGGGGTGCCGTGGCCGGCCGAGCTGGACCGCGCGGTCGGTGCGTACGTGGACCGCGAGGTCCCCTCGTTCCTCGCCGCGGCGTCCGCGCCGCCCGACGCCCGTCCGGGGTGA
- the pepN gene encoding aminopeptidase N produces MPGTNLTRDEARERARLLSVDGYDVHLDLTTATDQQARTYSSTTVLRFTSTESGASTFVDLIAPTVREITLNGRSLDPADVYDGSRITLTDLAADNELRVVADAAYMNTGEGLHRFFDPVDGQAYLYTQFEVPDARRMYATFEQPDLKGTFALTVTAPSSWRVVSNSPSPEPEAAGEGVSVWRFAATPRISTYITALVAGPYHVVHDTYTGMHAEIPMDVYCRASLAEHLDAEEIFDVTKRGFAFFEELFDYPYPFAKYDQLFVPEYNMGAMENAGCVTIRDEYLFRSRTTDASYEARAVTILHELAHMWFGDLVTMRWWDDLWLNESFATYASVLCQVESTRWSHGWTTFANTDKTWAYRQDQLPSTHPISADIRDLADVEVNFDGITYAKGASVLKQLVAWVGRDEFFAGLRHYFKAYEWRNATLDDLREALEETSGRDLDSWSREWLETAGVNTLRAEFDEDAEGNFGSFAVLQSAIAEQPTLRSHRVAVGLYDRTDEGLVRRDRVELDVVGERTEVPQLVGARRPDLVLLNDDDLTYAKIRLDDRSLSTLVDHIGDLTDSLPRSLCWTAAWDMTRDAELAARDYLALVLSGVGKEPDINVVQLLLRTAATAVEMYTAPERREEARRAFAAGVLALAQDAEPGSDHQLALVRSFASAAIDEHAGYLGDLLEGAVVLDGLAVDAELRWLLVQNLARLGAIDDARIDAELERDATIKGQEAAAQARASLPTAEAKARAWEIAVDRDDVPNQTQFRTIRGFWQPAQEELLAEYVDRYLDAAGWVWDRKANEMAQYVLIGLFPRQLATQDTVDRVRAWLEEKQPVPAVRRLVEEGVADIERGLRAQERDAHA; encoded by the coding sequence ATGCCAGGCACGAACCTCACCCGCGACGAGGCCCGTGAGCGCGCCCGTCTCCTGTCGGTCGACGGTTACGACGTACACCTCGACCTGACCACCGCCACCGACCAGCAGGCCAGGACGTACTCGTCCACGACGGTGCTCCGCTTCACCAGCACCGAGTCCGGGGCGAGCACGTTCGTCGACCTGATCGCCCCCACGGTCCGCGAGATCACCCTCAACGGCCGTTCGCTGGATCCCGCCGACGTGTACGACGGCTCCCGGATCACGCTGACCGACCTCGCCGCCGACAACGAGCTGCGGGTTGTCGCCGACGCCGCGTACATGAACACCGGTGAGGGACTGCACCGCTTCTTCGACCCGGTGGACGGGCAGGCCTACCTCTACACGCAGTTCGAGGTGCCGGACGCCCGCCGGATGTACGCGACGTTCGAGCAGCCGGACCTGAAGGGCACGTTCGCGCTGACCGTCACCGCGCCCAGCTCCTGGCGGGTGGTGTCCAACTCCCCCAGCCCCGAGCCGGAGGCCGCGGGCGAGGGCGTGTCGGTGTGGCGGTTCGCCGCGACCCCGCGGATCTCGACCTACATCACCGCGCTGGTTGCCGGGCCCTACCACGTGGTCCACGACACCTACACCGGTATGCACGCCGAGATCCCGATGGACGTCTACTGCCGCGCCTCGCTGGCCGAGCACCTGGACGCCGAGGAGATCTTCGACGTCACCAAGCGCGGGTTCGCGTTCTTCGAGGAGCTGTTCGACTACCCCTACCCGTTCGCGAAGTACGACCAGCTGTTCGTGCCCGAGTACAACATGGGCGCGATGGAGAACGCCGGCTGCGTGACGATCCGCGACGAGTACCTCTTCCGCAGCCGCACCACCGACGCGTCGTACGAGGCGCGGGCGGTGACGATCCTGCACGAGCTGGCGCACATGTGGTTCGGCGACCTGGTGACCATGCGCTGGTGGGACGACCTGTGGCTGAACGAGTCGTTCGCGACGTACGCCAGCGTGCTGTGCCAGGTCGAGTCGACCCGCTGGTCGCACGGCTGGACGACGTTCGCCAACACCGACAAGACCTGGGCCTACCGCCAGGACCAGCTTCCCTCGACGCACCCGATCTCCGCCGACATCCGCGACCTGGCCGACGTCGAGGTCAACTTCGACGGCATCACCTACGCCAAGGGCGCGAGCGTCCTCAAGCAGCTGGTGGCCTGGGTCGGGCGGGATGAGTTCTTCGCCGGGCTCCGGCACTACTTCAAGGCCTACGAATGGCGCAACGCCACCCTCGACGACCTCCGGGAGGCGCTGGAGGAGACCAGCGGCCGCGACCTGGACTCCTGGAGCCGGGAATGGCTGGAGACGGCCGGGGTCAACACGCTGCGCGCGGAGTTCGACGAGGACGCCGAGGGGAACTTCGGGTCGTTCGCGGTGCTGCAGTCCGCGATCGCCGAGCAGCCCACGCTGCGCTCGCACCGGGTGGCGGTCGGCCTGTACGACCGCACCGACGAGGGCCTGGTCCGCCGTGACCGGGTGGAGCTGGACGTCGTCGGCGAGCGCACCGAGGTGCCGCAACTGGTGGGTGCCCGCCGTCCGGACCTCGTTCTGCTCAACGACGACGACCTCACCTACGCCAAGATCCGGCTGGACGACCGGTCGCTTTCCACCCTCGTCGACCACATCGGCGACCTGACCGACTCCCTGCCCCGGTCGCTGTGCTGGACCGCCGCGTGGGACATGACGCGCGACGCGGAGCTGGCCGCCCGCGACTACCTCGCGCTGGTGCTGAGCGGGGTCGGCAAGGAGCCGGACATCAACGTCGTCCAGCTGCTCCTGCGCACCGCCGCCACGGCGGTGGAGATGTACACCGCTCCGGAGCGGCGGGAGGAGGCGCGCCGGGCGTTCGCCGCGGGCGTGCTCGCGCTGGCCCAGGACGCCGAACCCGGCAGCGACCACCAGCTCGCGCTCGTCCGCTCGTTCGCGTCGGCGGCCATCGACGAGCACGCCGGCTACCTCGGTGACCTGCTCGAGGGTGCGGTCGTCCTGGACGGCCTGGCCGTCGACGCCGAGCTGCGCTGGCTGCTGGTGCAGAACCTCGCCCGGCTGGGCGCGATCGACGACGCCCGGATCGACGCCGAGCTCGAACGCGACGCCACCATCAAGGGCCAGGAGGCCGCCGCGCAAGCCCGGGCCTCGCTGCCCACGGCGGAGGCGAAGGCCCGCGCCTGGGAGATCGCCGTCGACCGCGACGACGTACCCAACCAGACGCAGTTCCGGACCATCCGCGGCTTCTGGCAGCCCGCCCAGGAGGAGCTGCTCGCGGAGTACGTCGACCGCTACCTCGACGCGGCCGGCTGGGTCTGGGACCGCAAGGCCAACGAGATGGCGCAGTACGTCCTGATCGGGCTGTTCCCGCGTCAGCTGGCCACGCAGGACACGGTCGACCGGGTGCGTGCCTGGCTGGAGGAGAAGCAGCCGGTGCCAGCCGTGCGGCGGCTGGTCGAGGAGGGTGTCGCCGACATCGAGCGTGGGCTGCGGGCGCAGGAGCGCGACGCGCACGCCTGA
- a CDS encoding mechanosensitive ion channel family protein, whose protein sequence is MSLALTWERFTQLADVPAHIALLIVLAVAVRFGLNRLIDRVVGTTAGLPKPKHFLGSQKAAALLSNPGGLYHERRAQRAHALGSLFKSIATAVIFGVTSLMVLQQLGYNMAPIIASAGVVGVAIGFGAQNLVKDFISGVFMLLEDQYGVGDVIDMGQATGTVEGVGLRVTRLRDGDGVLWHVRNGEIVRVGNKSQGWSSLVLDVSVAYDEDVAQVEELINDTARTLSDEDEFRDRILEAPHVVGIEEVNGAALTLRVIGKTRPNEHFGVQRELRLRLKALFDAKGIRVPAPIWPGQPGQAAGV, encoded by the coding sequence ATGTCCCTCGCACTCACCTGGGAGCGATTCACCCAGCTCGCCGACGTGCCCGCGCACATCGCATTGCTGATCGTGCTGGCCGTCGCCGTCCGGTTCGGCCTCAACCGGCTGATCGACCGGGTGGTCGGCACGACGGCCGGGCTGCCGAAGCCGAAGCACTTCCTCGGCAGCCAGAAGGCGGCCGCGCTGCTGTCCAACCCCGGCGGGCTCTACCACGAGCGCCGGGCCCAGCGGGCGCACGCGCTGGGATCGCTGTTCAAGAGCATCGCCACGGCGGTGATCTTCGGTGTCACCTCCTTGATGGTGCTGCAGCAGCTCGGCTACAACATGGCGCCGATCATCGCCAGCGCCGGCGTCGTGGGCGTCGCGATCGGCTTCGGCGCCCAGAACCTCGTCAAGGACTTCATCTCCGGTGTCTTCATGCTGCTGGAGGACCAGTACGGCGTCGGCGACGTCATCGACATGGGCCAGGCCACCGGCACCGTGGAGGGCGTCGGCCTGCGGGTGACCAGGCTGCGGGACGGCGACGGTGTGCTGTGGCACGTGCGCAACGGCGAGATCGTCCGCGTGGGCAACAAGAGCCAGGGCTGGTCCAGCCTGGTCCTCGACGTCTCGGTCGCCTACGACGAGGACGTCGCCCAGGTCGAGGAGCTCATCAACGACACCGCCCGCACGCTCAGCGACGAGGACGAGTTCCGCGACCGGATCCTGGAGGCGCCGCACGTCGTCGGGATCGAGGAGGTCAACGGCGCGGCGCTGACCCTGCGGGTGATCGGCAAGACCCGGCCCAACGAGCACTTCGGGGTCCAGCGGGAGCTGCGGCTGCGGCTGAAGGCGCTGTTCGACGCCAAGGGCATCCGGGTGCCCGCGCCGATCTGGCCGGGCCAGCCGGGCCAGGCCGCCGGGGTGTGA
- a CDS encoding ABC transporter permease has product MSMDPSLVAESPGAASKSSDGSSVSSGGGHSGSAAAGRGFAKYALAKLGGAAVSLLMVVFSAFFLFRVLGGDPVDALTRDVPTTPAERAALRHRLGLDQPLSLQFVHYLQGVLTGDLGQSYQYQQPVTSLIGARLGATVLLTGTALVLAVSLGLWIGTRAGWRQGSRFDKVQVGVSLTLWSAPTFWFGMIVIMAFGRYLGLFPVNGMVSPYTPDGFWPQALDTLHHLVLPVLTMTAVIYAQYVLVMRSSILDEKDADYLVTARAKGLRDDDVRRRHAVPNALLPTVTLVFLQLGGVVGGAILTETVFSWPGLGLLAYQALRIPDLPLLQGTFLFFSTAVILANTAADVVYRFLDPRVRHS; this is encoded by the coding sequence ATGAGCATGGATCCCTCGCTGGTGGCGGAGTCGCCGGGCGCCGCGTCGAAGAGTTCGGACGGTTCGAGCGTTTCGAGCGGCGGCGGGCACAGTGGCTCGGCCGCTGCCGGCCGCGGCTTCGCGAAGTACGCCCTGGCCAAGCTGGGCGGCGCCGCGGTGTCGCTGCTGATGGTGGTGTTCTCGGCGTTCTTCCTGTTCCGCGTCCTCGGCGGCGATCCCGTCGACGCGCTGACCCGGGACGTGCCGACCACGCCCGCCGAACGCGCCGCCCTGCGGCACCGGCTCGGCCTGGACCAGCCGCTGTCGCTGCAGTTCGTGCACTACCTGCAGGGCGTGCTCACCGGGGACCTCGGCCAGTCCTACCAGTACCAACAGCCGGTCACCTCGCTGATCGGCGCCCGGCTCGGCGCGACGGTGCTGCTCACCGGCACCGCTCTGGTGCTGGCGGTGTCGCTCGGGCTGTGGATCGGCACCCGGGCCGGCTGGCGCCAGGGCAGCAGGTTCGACAAGGTGCAGGTGGGTGTGTCGCTCACGCTGTGGTCGGCGCCGACGTTCTGGTTCGGGATGATCGTCATCATGGCGTTCGGCCGGTACCTCGGGCTGTTCCCCGTCAACGGCATGGTCTCCCCGTACACCCCGGACGGCTTCTGGCCGCAGGCGCTGGACACGCTGCACCACCTGGTGCTGCCGGTGCTCACCATGACCGCGGTGATCTATGCGCAGTACGTCCTGGTGATGCGGTCGTCGATCCTGGACGAGAAGGACGCGGACTATCTGGTCACCGCCCGCGCCAAGGGGCTGCGGGACGACGACGTACGCCGCCGGCATGCCGTACCCAACGCGCTGCTGCCCACGGTCACCCTCGTCTTCCTGCAACTCGGTGGTGTGGTGGGCGGCGCGATCCTCACCGAGACGGTGTTCAGCTGGCCCGGGCTCGGGCTGCTCGCCTACCAGGCACTGCGCATCCCCGACCTGCCGCTGCTGCAGGGGACGTTCCTGTTCTTCTCCACGGCGGTGATCCTGGCCAACACTGCGGCCGACGTCGTGTACCGGTTCCTCGACCC
- a CDS encoding OsmC family protein yields MATTRTANAHWEGSLMEGAGRVSLDSSGIGTYDVTWASRAENAASGRTSPEELIAAAHSTCYSMALSHGLAQAGTPPEKVDTKADVTFQPGEGITGIHLTVRASVPGLDADGFAAAAEGAKENCPVSKALAGTKITLDAALV; encoded by the coding sequence ATGGCCACCACGCGTACGGCGAACGCCCACTGGGAGGGCTCCCTGATGGAGGGGGCCGGCCGAGTCTCGCTGGACTCGTCGGGCATCGGCACCTACGACGTCACCTGGGCGTCGCGAGCCGAGAACGCCGCCAGCGGCCGGACCAGCCCCGAGGAACTCATCGCCGCGGCGCACTCGACGTGCTACTCGATGGCGCTCTCGCACGGGCTCGCCCAGGCGGGCACGCCGCCGGAGAAGGTCGACACCAAGGCGGACGTGACGTTCCAGCCCGGTGAGGGCATCACCGGCATCCACCTGACCGTGCGCGCCAGCGTGCCCGGTCTGGACGCCGACGGGTTCGCGGCCGCGGCCGAGGGCGCGAAGGAGAACTGCCCGGTGTCGAAGGCGCTCGCCGGCACCAAGATCACCCTCGACGCCGCGCTGGTCTGA